TTACTTCATAGTTTTTCTGTGTATCAGTGGCCTGTGTATTTGGTGAAGAAGCTAACTTCATGGGCACGAAACTTTATTTGGCCTGGTAATATAGGGACTCGGAAAATCGTCAATATTCGCTGGGCTCAGGTTTGTGCCCCGAAGCTGGAAGGTGGGCTTGGTATTCGTGATCTTTCCTCTCTTAATTCAGCTGCTATCCTAAAGTTTGCTTGGGATTCTTTCTCTTCTCATTCTCAATGGGGGGATTACATACGATCAAGGAATCCTATTCTATCTGTCTGCAAGCTGGGCTATCGTAAATCCTCAATTTGGCCAGGTCTTCGGTCGGTTGCTTCTGGTTTTAGACAAAATTGTTGATGGTTAATTGGAGATGGTAAATCTGTGTGTTTTTGGAAGGATAAATGGCTTCAAGCTCCTATTTTGTGGACTTTAGGTATTTCAAATTGGTCTTATTTCAGCAATCTTCATGTCGCAGATTTTATTTCTCATCATTCATGGCAGCTTCCTCCCTTCTTTTGCCAAACTTTTCCGCTCTTGGCTAGGCAGATTTCAGATTTGGCACTCCCTCTTATTGATGAGTCAGATATGCTTATTTGGGAGCCCTCTACCTTCGGTGAGTTAACTTTTTCTGTTGGGTATGAATTTCTGAGGCACCACAACACTGTCAAAGATTGGGCTTGTAATGTATGGTGATCATTCATCCCACCTCGTTACTCTTTTTTGGTCTGGAGAATTCTTTTTGATCGGCTTCCAACTGATGATAGAGTGAAAATTAATGGAATTCCTATTGTGACTATCTGTCAGTTATGTTATTGCTCTGGTGAGACATCATTGCATTTATTTTTATAATGCCCTTTTTCCCAACGGGTTTGGAAATGGTTGGCTGCTCAATTTGACACTTCTTTATCTTCTTTCAACTCCTTGATAGATTTTTGGAAGAGCTACTGTTGAAAGTCTTTCTCCTCGTAGCTTTTTAATTTGTGGCTAGCAGCTGGCATGTTTACTTTCATGGCTCTATGGAAGGCTCGGAATAAGCTAAGGTTTGATAATCGATCCCCTAATTTATATACAATGTGTTGCTCAATTATGGTAGGGATTCGTCAAATTAGCCTTTTTGCTCCTGGTCACTATAAGGGTGTTCTTGATGCCCGTTTATTGACCTCTCTTGGAGTTGCTCCTAAAGGTGGTAAGACTCCTAGAATTCAATATGTCTTATGGCAGCCTCCTCCGTTTCCTTGGATCAAAGTAAACACAGACGGTTTAGCAAAAGACAATCCAGGTCCAGCAACTTGTGGGGGTGTGTTTCGTGATGCCTCAGGTGGGTTTTTAGAGAGTTTTTGTCATTCGCTTGGATGGAATACTTTCTTTTATTCTGAACTTGATGCTGTTATCTTGGCAATTGAAATTGTTCATGATAAATGGTGGGTCTACTTATAGTTGGAAAATGACTCTGTTAGTGTGGTAGCTTACTTCTCTTCTAGGTCTTTTTCTCCTCCATGGAACTTAAGAGTTCGTTGGAATAACTGTCTTTCTATAATCCGTCAAATGAACTTCCATTGCAGTCATATTTTTAGAAAAGGAAATGTGCTAGCTGACAAGATGGCAAACTTGGGGTTGTCAAATGGTTCATTTACTTGGTATGATAATCCTCCTACTGAGCTTCATGGTTTCTTACAAGCGGATTATTTGGGTATCCATAATTATCGGTTTTCATAGTGGGAAGATTGCCTGGTTTTTTATGGGTAGAATAAACAATGTCTTTTGGTATGTTGTTTTGGTTTGTAATTGAAATGGTTTTGGCCTAGTCCCCAATTCCTCTTTTAATGTAATTTCTTTTATTATAAATAAAAATTCTGATAAGGGACGGACAGTGGGTTCCTTGTTGTAGCAATCCCCTTCGGGATAGAATGGGTGCTCTATCACCCACCAGACTCTGCTACAGAGGAGCTGATATCACATAATCCTTGTCAGTAATTAATTAAAAAAAAAAAAAAATGTAGGTAGTAACTTCACAAAAAAGATAGCGAAGGTGATGTCTGAGTTAATTAATAACTGTGGACGCCCAACACGACCATAAACAGAGGGTTTCGTTTTCAGAAATTGCCATATAGTGGGTGGGGTACGCATAGGATATCCTGGCAGTTAAAAATCAGGCCAAACAAACATCACTATAAAACTTCAAACCAAATGCTCTTGACAGGAATTGCCCGAACATCTGAGTTGCAGTTGATGAAAATAAATATGTTCTTAAACAAATAGTATTTTCTTTGTGTTAGTAATGCTCAGAATATGATACTAACTGCATGGAATATATTTGCACAGGACAGTTAGCCCACCGCTCTTAAATCATAATCATATGTTTGCATTGACAAGGGAATTTGTGCAACTCATAAGCAGTAGGTTCCCTACCCTACAAGTTAACAAATCCCTCATGTTTGTTTGTCCAACTGGACCCATCAGTTCTATGTATCTATAATTGCTAATTAAATTGCCAAGGGACATTAAGCCCGTACACGTTGCAAGAGCATAACGAACAGTGAGCTCCTACATCAAACCATAAGAACCAATATACAGCAAGGAGAAAGGAGGGCACTGAGATGAGTGCCACCTCTAATGACCACAAATTAGTTAGATGATGCTCCATTGTAAATACATATATTATTGGTGTTGCACTTGCATCACTTATTTTGGATTTTGAGCCAAACTCTACTACTTTGTTCATCGATTTAGGACGGTCACTAGGCTTCATTTGTATACACCACAATGCTACCATAAGCATCTTCTTTGTTAATTTCTTTTCCTCGTCGGTCGCATCTTCAATTTCCATCTCCTTTCCTTCACTGAACTGGTCATAAACCCATGAAGGAAAGTAAATTTGGCTAGAATGGGCTGCAACTGCATTCAAGTTCTTTCTTTTCCCTGCTATTTCCATCAGCAACATTCCGAAACTATACATGTCAGCTTTGTTTGACACACCACCAATATTCTTGTAAAACAATTCCGGAGCTATGTATCCAATGGTTCCTCTAGCTGCAGTCAAAATTAAACTGCTGTCATCTAATGGGCATAATCTAGCCAGACCGAAGTCTGAAACCTTTGGAACAAAATTCTCATCTAGAAGAATGTTGTGTGGCTTGATATCAAAATGCAATATCTTCATGTCACATCCTTGATGCAGATAACCAATACCACGAGCCACTCCTAGTGAAATTTCAAATGTTTCCTTGCAGCTTAAGGAAATGGATCCTTCCTTAGAAAAAATGTGCTTATCAAGAGACCGGTTTGCCATGTACTCGTATACAAGAGCACGCTTTGATCCCTCAGCACAATAGCCAATTAGTTGCACCACATTTACATGATGAATTCTTCCAATTGTGGCAACTTCATTTATAAAATCTTGTCCATTAGCTTTGGACTTTCCCAACATCTTAACAGCAACAAGGCGTCCGCTCCGGAGCTTTCCTTTATACACACAGCCATAACCTCCTTCCCCTAATTTGTCCTTAAATCCTTTGGCCATTTTCTTGATATTGTAGTAGGAGTACCTTATTGGCATGAGGTTATTGTGACTTTGCAAGAAATCTTCAATAAGGCCATACATTGATAAGAGTGGCGTCTTTTCAACTTGAAGATCAAAAACACAATCACACAGGGAACTCCGAGTACAACTTTTGTCCTGGTCCACATAATCACTGTAAATGAAATAATAACTGATCATAAAAATGATTCTGTAAAGATTGTAAGCCTCAATATCGACTTACAGAAGTCCTATAAATATGAATGAATATGATAAGAAGCATGGTGAAGAAGGTCAATTAAGGAATACGATTAAAGTTTCTAGTATTGCTCTATTTCTCTCATCTGTATCAATAATACCGTCTTGCCCAACATCTTGCTCCTACATGGAGAGGCTTGAGCTGTAATACATAATACAATTAACTTTGTTGGTATCAGTGTCGATGTAGCAATCTTCACCTGGTCGCCCGTAATTGTGCAACCATGAAAGTTCAAAACCATAGAGCAGCTTGTTGTGGATGTCTATGTAGGACCTGTTCACAACTTTTGTTCCATTCCATGATGTCAAAACCATCAGCTCCGTCTGGCATGAATCTAACAAATCCGATGCATTTAAGCTGTCAGTGTTAACAAAGGAATGTCCACTCGTTGCGTTGATGCAAGGAGCAGCATCAACAAAGAGGGATGAATTCCCCGGCCGAAATTTACAGGTCATGAGAATTATAGGCTTTGACAGTAACCGATGACTACTCCAAACAATTGTACCTGTCCGATAAAGTTGATACATGCGATACGGATCCTCATCACTACTGAAGTTGTATCTAGTCAAGGAATAAGGAGGGAGTGAAGAGCAGTTATCCTTTTGAAAATTGGCATCCACAACTCGGATCGTGCAGTTTTTATAATTGATGGCAAGGACATAGTATCTTACAGAATGCAAGTGTACAACAGTGAGATTGTTCTCGCAAGACAGGTTATACCTGAAGTCACCGCACTTCTGTGGATCACCGATGAGTCGGAAAGGGTAACTTATATTACCGATGTCGCCGCAAGATGAAGGCTGACAGTGTTGATGACCCTTAGCATGGAAAGCTACACAGCATAAACCAAGAACTAGACCAATAATGAATCGTGCTGCAGGAACAGGTAGACTGACCTTGATCATGGCGAGAGAGACCAATTAATCTAATTTAGCTTCATGCCGGCCTTCATCAGTTCCACGGAAGGAGAGATGATATATATATATATATAAATGCTCTGATGATCAGTACTAAACAACATTATACATAAACTTCACTTACTATTCAATATGGAAAACAGAAAAAAAACTTCTGACTTGTAGACCAAGTGAAGGCTAGCTAGGTCCAATTACATTTGGACAAAGAGATCTCAACTTTGGTTTCATTTTTAATGGCTACTTGAGATTTTGTGTATATATAGCAAAACTGGAACATTATTGGTTTTACTAGTCAACATGGAAAGATAGATCTAGAATATATTTGTAGAATACTGCAACCAGTTCATTTTATTTGAGTGCAAAAATGATTCAATGAGCTTGACTTACTCAACTTATAAAGATCAAGTAACCGGCCAAGTCCACAGATGATGTATCTCATTTAGAAAAGATCAATATATGGAGTATAAGAAACAGTTCTAACAAAAAATATAGAGAGAATTGCCTTAAGGCCTCAAGGGAGTCTACTTATATATAAATTCTATAGGATAGTTTGTAACTTATTACTGGGTTAATTTTGCTGGATTATGTGTGTATACAGCTTTTGTTTCATGCATTCGTAGAGAAAGAACACGATAGGGTATGTAACCAAAAAAAAAAAAAAGAACACAATAGGGTTAGGTATGCATTATGTAACAATTAAGGACGAGCGAATCTTCAAACTTTCTTGTTAGGTCTTCATGTATGTGCTTGAGCTTGGGCTTATGCATGTATATAGTTTTATTTTCAACTTTCAATCATCCAAATTTGTAAACAACTAGAAAGACATCGGCCTCTCTCAAACCAACAACAGTCCATGTCATGCTGAGCACCAGTGCACTACTGCATTCACGAAACTTGTAAACAACTGCTGACCAATATGATATGATTGAAACTCGGAAGTAGCGAAAGTATTACCATGTTGCCGTTCTGAAATGATCCAAAATTGGCTAGATTAGTCACATAGACAGATGATGGTTCAGTAAAACTTGACGAAATAACGTTCTGAGCATCTGAATTATAAAACAGCCTATCTCTTCCATTTCAACTAAGGGGTCCGGCTCGTCTAAAATAAGGAGTCCGTGAAGTTAGTCTAAGTTCATAAAATCCACACTCTTTATCTAATCTAATGGGTTCTGAGCAGGACACGTCACTCTTGGATTAATATAAGTTAACCTATGGTTAACTTTGGTAAACTGCCGTCAACTACATAACAAAAAAGAAAAGAAAAGAGGTTTTACGTCTTCTGCTATAACACGTCCAACTGCTATCTTCCTCTCTTGCTTCTAAGTCGATCGACTTGCTGCGCTATACATATGCTCTGTTGCGAATCACTATGACGAACTTGGACTATTGCAAATAAATCACTACATTTGGTATCCAGATACATACTTTCAGAACATATGCTCTATTCCCAGGTATTACTCTTCACCAAGGACTATGGATGATATCGTTCAGTAATTGAAACCTATTTGGCCGATTTTGGAATAATAGAGTTACTGTGGGATTTGGATCAGTTGCATTTCCTACTGCGTGCTATGAAAGAGGACCGTTTGATGTTTCTAAACTTTGAAATCAGCTGTTTGATATTTTTGCATTTGGGACGCACATAACGTGTTTGATGCAATGACAAGCTCAATTTTTGAATATTGACTTCAGATTTTGTTCAAGTTAACATGGAGTATGATTTTGGCATTAATTGACAAAGGCCATAAAGCTGATTTTCATCTGTACTAATTTCATTTTTCATCTGTAGTTTGAGCACTTCTTAGATGTATTGTTCTTATTTTGTGTTTTCAAAACTGAAAAACACACATCTAAGTAGGCAAATACTTGTTTGTTTCATCTCACTTTTTGCGAAAGCAAGACCTACTTTATCAACTAAGTTGTAATATAAAAGTTAATGCAATGCATAGTCGACAAAGTTGGAAATATTGCTCGTAAGGAACTGTGAAAACTGATTCTCTAATTGTAGATATGGACATGAGCAAAAATTGACATGGACATGAGCATCTATAATTGTCAAAACTGATTATCAAACATTATATGGTGTTGGTGTTGTTGTTGTTAGAATTTGAGCCTCTACTTTGTATTTTGAACAAAATATGATCAAGATCAATTTACTGTAGCAAATGAGGCAGAAGAAAACTCAGTTGAACTTTGAAGCAAACCTTAGCAGCCTCTATTCTTACTTGTGGAATTCTTAGAGATTACACAGCAACTGAACCCTTATATAGGGTGCAAAGTAACCTATAAAATATCATAGAAGCACCTAATTAACTAGATTGTAATTGTACTTTACATACAACAGAATATCTAGATTTTTTATTTTATTTTTTTACTAAACAAAATATCTAGATTAAGTGGAGGAGAAAACATTAAAGCAAGTGGCTGGGATTGTCTCACTGCAACTCCAGCGTGAGTCCCTGCAGCTGATTATTACTAACAGATAAGCTTCCCAGATTTCTCAGGAAAGCATTAACTTCAACAGTTGTTAATTTCTGTGTGATCGATCATACTTCTGCATCAAAAGTTAGCAACTAAACAAAACCCAATTCATGTACCCAAACTGGATTTTACAATTTTGATTCCATATATTGGATTCATGCAAGTTTAATCATGCAGCAAAGGTTAATTAATTATACCTCAATGGTTATTGCTATGGTCATATGAATGGAGTTACAGTTGATCCTTGTGGATTTCCACCGTTGTACTTTTAGCATTTGTTAGGCTTGCTTGAAGGTTAATAAGTAGTGACAATACTTAGCACTAAAAGGTTATATTGGTCCAACGCAGTGCCTTTCATGCTTCACCCCCAAGAATCTATTGAGCATGTGCTATGTAACTGCCCCATCAGTAGAACCTTATCAAAGCATCATTTGAACATTCCTGTGACTTTGGTAGAAATTGTTGTGGATTCTGATACCACTGTCAGAATTTGTGGCTTGTTACTACAATCAGAGTTGGAGTGGAAGTGTTTAGTGTGTGATGAGCTAGGACAATGTGTTTAGAACAAAGGTATTTAGGAGCTAGACTTAGGAGAAGATGTTATTAGGACAAGAATGTTAGGAGGTTAGATAGGGGTTAAGAGGAGATGTTAATAGAGGAGGGAACTTGATTGCTTGCTTCAACTACTCTTTCATTCATCTTCATTACAGTATAAGTAGAAGAGGTCATACACATATATATATAGAGCATGTAAACCGACATTGCATAGTAGCCGGCGACCTTGCTGGACTACATCACAGACTTTGTTTTGTTTCTAGACAATGCTAGACTCTTTGCTAGCTCTAGATGACTACATGCAAAATTTTCATGATCATTCTTCCCTAATCTAGATTAATCTAGCTAGCTCTAGGACTTCCTTCATTTCTCTAGATATCTTTAGTGTGGTGCAGTATATTTTAAATGGTCAATGTCTCCACCTTTCATTTTTAAGGAGTGGATGATGGAGGAAGCTAATTCACTTGCTGAGAAGTTTAACTCATTGCTTATGTTTATTTGGGGCATCTTGGAGAAACCGCAATTCTACTCTAGCTATGGTCTCAGAAAAGTCAAGTGCAAATGACATTGTTTGCCGTGTTATCGCCTGGTATCATGAGTTCACTGCTACAAATCAATCTCTTCTCACGCTTGAAAAGATGCAATTCGGAGGAGAGAGTTAGGAAATCACAACAGAATTGGAGTGCAGTGGCATGATAAAACTGGAGATGCGATCTCATTTAGTTTAGTCCTAGTCAATGTAGGAACACTCACCTGTAGGAATTGGTGAAACCTTTAGTCAGCAGAATTGAGCTCACTTAAAATAGATAAAAGAAAATTAATGGACCCTATACTTACTGCATAAGATTGGAAGCTAGTGTTTTCCTTTATGCCATCCGGGAACCTATTGCTGTTGGCAAAGCCAGAATTTCTATTCCATAATGGTGAACAACGTCTGCTCTATCTATATATATATAGAGAAACCAATGGAGAACATATGCATTAGTTCACGAACAGTTTATTACGTCTCATATGAGCTAAGAAGTAGAAAGCAGTTCGGAATGAGACTGAATTTCGAGTCCCATTGTCATGGACTCATGGACAAGGTTCCCAGTTCTAGACGGAAGCTTCTTCGGGATAGGAGAGAGGAGAGAAACTTATGTAAGAAGGCGAACTAGCTTTCGATACTTTGTGGTACTGATGTATGCATGATCGATCATCTTCAAACCTCACAACACCAAACCAGAGACTTGGCCCCAAGAACGTACAGAAGTCCACCGCATTATCGAAACGTACAAGGAAAAGCTAGCGATGCAGAATAATGACGTCAAAGATATGAGAAGCACTTCATCTCTGTCAATCGGAGACGCCACAAACGCTACTACTTCGCATTCTACTTCTAGTCATGAACCAAATAAGAAGATGAAACTGGACTTGAGTTTTCTGATTCTTATGATTCCGAGACTAGAGGTAAGAAGTTGCATGCTGACTAGAATGCTCTGAATACTGAAGAGGCCATGGATATGGAGATGCAGTACCAAGAAGGGAGTGCAAAGCATCCCCAGAACGAATTGATTGGAGATGATGAGGCAAAGCTTGCTTCACTAGAAGCTCAGCTGCAAGCTATAACCAAGAGAATTGCTTCAATGGAGACAAATTATTTTTAAATTCTGTAGGATAGTATTGCTTGATCAATAACTCAATATTGCTGGATTAATGTGTATGACTGTATATTTCTATTTCTGTTATGCATTTGGTGTTGGTGCCAATGTAGTGAAAAAATATGATTAGGTGAGGACGAGTTATTCTTCAAACATTCTCAGTTAAATCTTGGTGTTTTGTGCATTAGCTTATGCTTATATATATAGTTATTCCTTTTCTTCTTTCAATCATCATTGGTAAACAACGAATAAGACACCGGCTACCCTTAAACCAACAATCCATGTTATGATTAGCACTATGTAGTACTGCACTTCACGAAATTTAAGCTTGTAAACAATTGCTGACCAATATGATACCAATTGGAGCATGTTCAATAACACAAAGTAGGAACTAAACTACCCTCGATCTATATAAAGACAATAAACTTGGTATCAAGAACTGAAGTTTCCCTCATGATTCCTGATCAGCACACCGTTCCCAGTTTAGGTGAATATGCAGAGTATTCGAATAACACTTATTAACTACTCCATAGCAGGAAATTCCTTCCCCATGGTAAATACATATATATTATTGGTGTTGCGCACTTATTCTGGATTTTGAGCCATGCATCACTTATTCTGGATTTTGAGCCAAACTAGTCGACTCTGGAGCTTCATTTTTTAATGGCAGTGACGATGATAGAGCTGTTTCCGTATCATCTTCATCATCCACTACTGGCATGTCTTGTGGATATAGGAAGGGCTTTGGAGGCATTGGAATGGATTCAACTTCTCCTTCAAGCATCTCTACAACTTTGCTCATTGATTTGGGACGGTCACAAGGCTTCATTTGTATACACCACAATGCTACCATGAGCATCTTCCTTGTTAATCTCCTTTCCTCGTCGGTTGCATCTTCAATTTCCATCTCATTTCCTTCACTGAACTGGTCATAAACCCATGAAGGAAAGTAAATTTGGCTAGAATGGGCTGCAACTGCATTCAAGTTCTTTCTTTTCCCTGCTATCTCCATCAGCAACATTCCGAAACTATACATGTCAGCTTTGTTCGTCACACCACCAATATTCTTGTAAAACAATTCCGGAGCTATGTATCCAATGGTTCCTCTCGCTGCAGTCAAAATTAAACTGCTGTCATCTAATGGGCATAATCTAGCCAGACCAAAGTCTGAAACCTTTGGAACAAAATTCTCATCTAGAAGAATGTTGTGTGGCTTGATATCAAAATGCAATATCTTCATGTCACATCCTTGATGCAGATAACCAATACCACGAGCCACTCCTAGTGAAATTTCAAATGCTTCCTTGCAGCTTAAGGAAATGGATCCTTCCTTGGAAAAAATGTGCTTATCAAGAGACCCGTTTGACATGTACTCGTATATAAGAGCACGCTTTGACCCCTCAGCACAATAGCCGATTAGTCGTACCACATTTACATGGTGAATTCTTCCAATGGTTGCAACTTCATTCATAAAATCTTGACCATTAGCTTTAGACTTTCCCAACATCTTAACAGCAACAAGGCGTCCGCTGCGAAGCTTGCCTTTATACACAGAGCCGTAACCTCCTTCCCCTAATTTATCCTTAAATCCCTTGGTCATTTTCTTGGTATTGGAGTAGGAGTACCTTATTGGCATGAGGTTGTTGTGACTTTGCAAGAAATCTTCAATAAGGCCATACATTGATAAGTGGCGTCTTTTCAACTTGAAGATTAAAAACACAATCACACAGGGAACTCCGAGTACAATTTTTGTCCCAGACCACAAAATCACTGTAAATGAAACAATAACTGATTATAAAAATGATTTTTTAAAGATTGTAAGCCTCAATATCGACTTACAGAAGTCCTATAAATATGAATGAATATGATAACAAGAAGCATGGTGAAGAAGGTCAATTAAGGAATGCGATTAAAGTTTCTAGTATTGCTCTATTTTTCTCATCTGTATCAATAATACCGTCTTGCCCAACATCTTGCTCCTAAATACTTGTCCAAGACACATTGTCCTAGTTCACTCCTAGCTATATAGTGGTAACAAAGCCACAAATTCTAATAGACTTTGTAACGGCTGGAAACAATCATGTTCTGAAATAAAGATAAATAATTATGGTTGCTTACAGGAAAAAAAATAATGAGAAAACGCACCTGCATCTAGAATGTATGAAGCTGACACTGATAAACAGACAGAAGAGTTGTTGTCAGAGTTGTTAAATTAAAATGGTCTGAAAAGAATAAGACTGAGATAGTGGTCACCTATTACATAATCCGCAATAATAGTGGAGAGGCTTAAGCTGTCATACATAATACAATTAACTTTGTTGGTATCAGTGTCGATGTAGCAAACTTCACCTGGTCGCCCGTAATTGTGCAACCATGAAAGTTCAAAACCATAGAGCAGCTCGTTGTGGATGTCTATGTAGGACCTGTTCACAACCTTTGTTCCATTCCATGATGTCAGAACCATCAGCTCCGTCTGGCATGAATCCAACAAATCCGATGCATTTAAGCTGTCAATGTTGACAAAGGAATGTCCGCTCGTTGCGTTGATGCAAGGAGCAGCATCTACAAAGAGGGATGAATTCCCCGGCCGAAATTCACAGGTTATGAGAATTATAAGCTTTGAGTACAGTTCAAACTGAGGACTTTTCTCCCAACTTGTACCTTTCCATTGATGCGTGCGATACAGATCCTCATCATCACTACTTAAGTTATATGCAGTCAAGGAATATAGAGGGAGAGAAGAGCAGTTATCCTTTTGAAGATTGACATCCACAACTCGGATCGTGCCGTTTTCATAATTGATGGCAAGGACATAGTATCTTCCTGAATACAAGTGTAAAACAGTGAGATTATTCTCACAAGACAGGTTATACCTGAAGTCACCGCACTTCTGTGGATCACCGATGAGTCGGAAAGGGTAACTTATATTACGGATGTCGCCGCAGGATGAAGGCTCACAGTTTTGATGATCCTCAGCATGACAACAAACTACACAGCACAAACCAAGAACTAGAACAATAACGAAATGTGCTGGAAGGGGTAGTAGCCTGATCACCTTGATCATGGCGAGAAAGACAAATAATTCTAGTTTAGCTTGATGCCTCAAACAAGCAGAGATGATATGAAAAAATGCTGTGATCAGTACTTAAACAACATTAATTGGATATGAACTTCACTCACTATTCAACATGGGAAAGAGAAGTTCTGACCAGTAGACTAGTGGAAGTTCATTTGGAAAAAGAGCGAGCAATTGAGACATCTCTCAAATTTGGTTCCATTTGATTTTGTGGATTAGCAAATGCCAACATTATTGGTCTTACTAGTCAACTTGGAAAGATAGATCGGGAATATATACCTTGTGGAAAACTGCAACCAGTTCATTTTATTTGAGTGCAAAAGATTGAATGAGCTTGACTTGAGGTCAACTGAATATGGATTAGTCACTCTCAAGTAACCAAGACCACAAATGACATACATCTCATTTTTGAAAAGATCAATATTTGGGGCATGAGATAACACACACAGATGGGTGCTTCCGGGAAGATGACTGAACAGAATTAAGCATTGACAATTTATCCCAAGTTTAAGATAAACTCATATTAAGGTTAAGACTTAATTATACGTTGAGGAGTTGGGAGTAGTGACAATCCCAGAATGTTTCCTTCTTTACTTGGGACTTGCAAAGAAGCCAAGACGCTATCTGGTTAAAACAAAAGGATCCTACAGACAGAAATTAAATTAACAAGGACAAAGCAGGACTCGCATACCATGTCAGACACAACGCTCGCAACAACAAAGCCTTGAAATGAATGATCGGATGAATGCCACAAAGGGACATGTATTTCAATTATATGCCGAAAAAATCACAGCAGGTTGTGAACTTGTGATTCTCATTTAGACCTTAGGTGGACTTAAGATTGTCAAGTTCTCACATGGTGACCAAAAATCATTAC
Above is a window of Fragaria vesca subsp. vesca linkage group LG7, FraVesHawaii_1.0, whole genome shotgun sequence DNA encoding:
- the LOC101314505 gene encoding probable receptor-like protein kinase At1g67000-like — encoded protein: MIKVIRLLPLPAHFVIVLVLGLCCVVCCHAEDHQNCEPSSCGDIRNISYPFRLIGDPQKCGDFRYNLSCENNLTVLHLYSGRYYVLAINYENGTIRVVDVNLQKDNCSSLPLYSLTAYNLSSDDEDLYRTHQWKGTSWEKSPQFELYSKLIILITCEFRPGNSSLFVDAAPCINATSGHSFVNIDSLNASDLLDSCQTELMVLTSWNGTKVVNRSYIDIHNELLYGFELSWLHNYGRPGEVCYIDTDTNKVNCIMYDSLSLSTIIADYVIVSASYILDAVILWSGTKIVLGVPCVIVFLIFKLKRRHLSMYGLIEDFLQSHNNLMPIRYSYSNTKKMTKGFKDKLGEGGYGSVYKGKLRSGRLVAVKMLGKSKANGQDFMNEVATIGRIHHVNVVRLIGYCAEGSKRALIYEYMSNGSLDKHIFSKEGSISLSCKEAFEISLGVARGIGYLHQGCDMKILHFDIKPHNILLDENFVPKVSDFGLARLCPLDDSSLILTAARGTIGYIAPELFYKNIGGVTNKADMYSFGMLLMEIAGKRKNLNAVAAHSSQIYFPSWVYDQFSEGNEMEIEDATDEERRLTRKMLMVALWCIQMKPCDRPKSMSKVVEMLEGEVESIPMPPKPFLYPQDMPVVDDEDDTETALSSSLPLKNEAPESTSLAQNPE